Proteins from a genomic interval of Lolium perenne isolate Kyuss_39 chromosome 1, Kyuss_2.0, whole genome shotgun sequence:
- the LOC127344405 gene encoding interactor of constitutive active ROPs 2, chloroplastic, with protein MQSSKTRNGPSDAPQRTSPATPRSSRVAKTGGNETDSPGITPTRTPTERSPKVTERRSPRSPITEKKRPSRLNELDSKVSQLQDELKKTKEQLTASEARRRHAQQEADEAKKQEQDASSKLADSQRQFTEFSAAEESRLQELRKIQQERDRAWESETEALQKQQSVDAAALSSAMSEIQRLKLQLEATVQSDATHAKQCEYADSELEGLKQEMELRLATIEGLKVNVGESDKAAADANAMATETKLQLETAKATIDSLVAEGARLQECLRSKDVELSESKARVVSLEEDLKKVQAAGNESLSEAQGGNANGGFGSPLTEVLKSVNGSPDLEVEHWRTALEVAEMRYQEEQTRMTIETKTAYEMLENMKSECARQLCDMELKLKSKNEELVAALAGKAQDLHRSDRLSEMQPELEAKLMKSITDIAELKANLMDKENALQSIAEENETLKCEAGRKEADVQQRYEAAVAELELAKAAEQDVRMRLGYVTEEADKSSRRAARASEQLDAAQAASAEVDAELRRLRVQSDQWRKAAEAAAAALSGGGIGEANNGGGRMVERTGSLDPEYNGSIGGKLMGSPFSDDESPKRRNSGVLRRMSGLWKKGPK; from the exons ATGCAGAGTTCAAAGACAAG GAATGGCCCTTCAGATGCTCCACAGAGGACGTCTCCAGCAACTCCACGGTCGTCTCGTGTGGCGAAAACAGGAGGAAATGAAACCGACTCCCCCGGGATTACACCAACAAGAACACCTACAGAGAGGAGCCCCAAGGTCACTGAGCGCCGTTCACCACGAAGCCCAATTACTGAG AAGAAGCGCCCAAGTCGACTAAACGAGTTGGACTCTAAGGTCAGCCAGCTCCAAGATGAACTGAAGAAGACCAAGGAACAGCTGACTGCATCAGAGGCACGGAGGCGCCATGCACAGCAGGAGGCTGATGAAGCAAAGAAGCAGGAGCAGGATGCTTCCTCGAAGCTAGCGGACTCGCAGCGCCAGTTTACCGAGTTCTCAGCCGCGGAGGAATCTCGTCTCCAGGAGCTGCGCAAGATACAACAGGAGCGCGACCGTGCATGGGAATCTGAGACCGAGGCTTTGCAGAAGCAGCAGTCAGTGGATGCGGCTGCACTCAGCTCAGCCATGTCTGAGATCCAGAGGCTGAAGCTGCAGCTAGAGGCAACAGTGCAGTCTGATGCAACCCATGCCAAGCAATGCGAGTATGCAGACTCTGAACTTGAAGGGTTGAAGCAGGAGATGGAGCTGCGGCTTGCAACAATTGAAGGCCTGAAAGTGAATGTCGGGGAAAGTGACAAGGCTGCAGCTGATGCAAATGCAATGGCAACTGAGACAAAGCTGCAGCTGGAGACTGCAAAAGCCACCATTGACTCACTCGTAGCAGAGGGTGCGCGGTTGCAGGAATGCCTGAGGTCAAAGGATGTAGAGCTCAGTGAGTCTAAAGCTCGGGTAGTCTCGCTCGAGGAAGATCTGAAGAAGGTGCAAGCTGCAGGTAATGAATCTTTGAGTGAGGCACAGGGTGGCAATGCCAATGGCGGCTTTGGCAGTCCGCTGACTGAAGTTCTGAAGAGTGTCAATGGAAGTCCTGACTTGGAGGTTGAACACTGGCGTACAGCGCTTGAGGTGGCTGAGATGAGGTACCAGGAGGAGCAAACACGGATGACCATTGAGACAAAAACAGCCTATGAGATGCTGGAGAACATGAAGTCAGAGTGCGCGCGCCAACTGTGTGATATGGAGCTCAAGCTAAAGAGCAAGAACGAGGAGCTGGTGGCAGCTTTAGCAGGCAAGGCGCAGGACCTTCACAGGTCAGACAGGTTGAGCGAAATGCAGCCAGAGCTGGAGGCCAAGCTGATGAAGTCGATCACCGACATTGCTGAGCTCAAGGCGAActtgatggacaaggagaatgcgctGCAAAGCATTGCCGAGGAGAATGAGACCCTCAAGTGTGAGGCAGGCAGGAAGGAAGCCGACGTGCAGCAGAGGTACGAGGCGGCAGTGGCGGAGCTGGAGCTTGCCAAGGCAGCGGAGCAGGACGTGAGGATGCGGCTCGGTTACGTCACCGAGGAGGCCGACAAGAGCAGCCGGCGCGCCGCCCGGGCCTCGGAGCAGCTGGACGCTGCGCAGGCAGCGAGCGCTGAGGTGGACGCAGAGCTGCGGAGGCTGCGGGTGCAGTCCGACCAGTGGCGGAAGGCCGCAGAGGCCGCTGCCGCCGCTCTTTCAGGCGGTGGTATTGGGGAAGCAAACAATGGCGGTGGCCGGATGGTGGAGCGGACGGGGTCGCTGGACCCAGAATACAACGGCTCGATCGGCGGGAAGCTGATGGGGTCACCGTTCTCGGACGATGAGTCCCCGAAGCGGCGGAACAGCGGCGTGCTGCGGAGGATGAGCGGGCTGTGGAAGAAGGGCCCCAAGTGA
- the LOC127344421 gene encoding ribosome biogenesis regulatory protein homolog, with protein sequence MSDEAAAAASSHHEVDLGHLMAYDPSHHLAAAPSSRAELREECLRKATELAQAVADALFSLPATEGRDGPVVRLPPPNNRLPREKHLPRPAPPTKWEAFAKQKGIVNCKKNKRTWDEQTNSWKRNYGYDRVNDDRDIPIIEAKMTDEPGVDPFAKRREEKKGRVDKQEKNRLGNLKNAAKVGALPSHIQLAATSIPITGTKADLPRKSKKEDLENVAGMASSATASGGKFDKKLPGEKPLKKAGKHRKFLPVAEGKGMGNLEKQQNDKILNSLLAKNFEEPLDVSKAITMYKVKKDNNRRKDKKSSSGSDKLKPGKKIHKKSSKKSA encoded by the exons ATGTCGgacgaagccgccgccgccgcctccagccaccacgaggtggacctgggccaCCTCATGGCCTACGACCCCTCGCACCACCTCGCCGCGGCCCCGTCGTCCCGGGCCGAGCTGCGGGAGGAGTGCCTGCGCAAGGCCACGGAGCTGGCGCAGGCCGTCGCCGACGCCCTCTTCTCGCTGCCCGCCACCGAGGGCCGCGACGGGCCCGTCGTGCGCCTCCCGCCGCCCAACAACCGCCTCCCACGCGAGAAGCAT CTACCAAGGCCGGCGCCTCCTACAAAGTGGGAGGCTTTCGCAAAGCAGAAAG GGATTGTCAACTGCAAGAAGAACAAGCGTACGTGGGATGAGCAAACCAATTCGTGGAAGCGGAATTATGGCTATGATCGCGTTAATGACGACAGAGACATTCCCATCATCGAAGCTAAAATGACAGATG AACCAGGTGTTGATCCATTTGCTAAAAGAAGGGAAGAGAAGAAGGGCAGGGTTGATAAGCAAGAAAAGAACAGACTTGGTAATCTAAAGAATGCCGCAAAAGTTGGTGCTTTGCCAAG TCATATACAGCTTGCTGCCACATCCATTCCGATCACAGGAACTAAAGCTGATCTGCCTAGAAAATCTAAAAAGGAAGACCTTGAGAATGTTGCTGGTATGGCTTCTTCAGCAACGGCTAGTGGTGGGAAGTTTGACAAGAAGTTGCCTGGCGAGAAACCTCTTAAGAAAGCTGGCAAACATagaaag ttcctccctGTGGCTGAAGGGAAAGGAATGGGCAACCTGGAGAAGCAGCAAAACGACAAAATCTTGAACAGCCTACTAGCCAAGAACTTCGAGGAACCGTTGGATGTCAGCAAG GCAATCACGATGTACAAGGTGAAGAAGGACAACAACAGAAGGAAAGACAAGAAGTCGTCATCTGGATCAGATAAGTTGAAACCTGGGAAGAAAATCCACAAGAAATCTTCAAAGAAGAGCGCTTAG